A single region of the Nocardioides aurantiacus genome encodes:
- a CDS encoding PfkB family carbohydrate kinase, translating to MSRVTVLSVGYLVLDVITTTRVVGRNAGGTAGNVAANLAWLGHTSGLLARIGSDAAGEALRADLSYAGVNTSHVHRSADVETPILIQRLTESGPQYLFSCPACKYKFASHRPATREQAEEAAAMAPEMLFVDRASKASLDLMVRVKRQGGIVMFEPNGPGRRGLTAEAIGLADILKVSEDRVDSLGSLLSNTPEQQVQVRTRGANGLEFRTGHGAWHARRARRARVSDSAGAGDWVTAGLLAHLTADQRLTHRNISDGLRLGQSLAALSCSFLGARGMNSTLSWGEARALLDSRGLGSWSTNPERGAAMQPEVDTVTLGNEGCVACGRRQSTVAGRRVRP from the coding sequence ATGTCGCGGGTGACTGTACTCAGCGTCGGATACTTGGTTCTGGACGTTATAACGACGACCCGTGTTGTGGGCCGGAACGCGGGCGGGACTGCAGGCAACGTCGCCGCGAATTTGGCTTGGCTTGGGCACACCTCAGGATTATTGGCCCGTATTGGGAGTGATGCCGCGGGCGAAGCTCTGCGAGCAGACCTTTCATACGCGGGGGTTAATACCAGTCATGTACATCGCAGCGCAGACGTCGAGACGCCGATATTGATTCAGCGGCTGACGGAATCGGGGCCACAGTATCTATTCAGTTGCCCGGCTTGCAAATACAAGTTTGCTTCTCATCGACCGGCAACTCGCGAGCAGGCAGAGGAGGCGGCGGCCATGGCTCCCGAAATGCTCTTCGTCGACCGCGCGAGCAAGGCGTCGCTAGATCTGATGGTCAGGGTCAAGAGACAGGGCGGCATTGTGATGTTTGAGCCGAACGGACCTGGCCGACGTGGCTTGACGGCTGAAGCAATTGGCCTGGCGGACATACTCAAAGTCAGCGAGGACCGCGTAGATTCGCTCGGATCGCTCCTGAGCAATACGCCGGAGCAGCAGGTTCAGGTGCGAACCCGCGGCGCGAACGGGCTCGAGTTCCGAACTGGTCACGGCGCGTGGCACGCTCGGCGTGCTCGCAGGGCGCGGGTGAGCGATTCTGCAGGTGCCGGTGACTGGGTTACTGCCGGGCTCTTGGCTCATTTGACCGCGGATCAGCGGTTGACCCATCGCAACATTAGTGACGGCCTGCGCCTGGGACAGTCCTTGGCTGCGCTTTCGTGTTCGTTCTTAGGGGCACGCGGCATGAATAGCACCCTGTCTTGGGGCGAGGCCCGCGCGCTGTTGGATTCGCGTGGGCTCGGTTCTTGGAGTACTAACCCGGAACGCGGCGCTGCCATGCAACCCGAGGTTGACACTGTGACGCTTGGGAATGAAGGCTGTGTTGCTTGCGGCAGACGCCAATCTACTGTGGCAGGTCGTAGGGTTCGCCCTTGA
- a CDS encoding type IV secretory system conjugative DNA transfer family protein — protein sequence MPYDRTTGVYGPQGSGKTLDLLTPALLGAPGAALVTLTKPDDLFLTIDRRAENNRPVAALDPFDLAPGVPALVWDPVAGCRDPMLAERRAKAFTAGTVRGAVNRGAGDDAARFYAAEGAKVLQAYLHAAALADATVQDVLGWLADPHNAVQPEEVLRTHPDAAPFWDGLLRGALHGDDRTAGNTITTVQQSMALFFQQSIRRRCTPSRGRPATDLVDLIRRRGTLYLLGRDDPYASTSPLMTAVAEHALDTALTLAMTSTHGRLCPPLLACLDELPSTTPLPTLRTRMANERALGLSFIYAAQTWRQLVICYGEDEARAMFGLTNNLVVFGGGKDIAFYKELSDLLGTTRVTRRSYTRQSGTWGSSTYGEDVAVLRPEELRRLPDGQALVVAESARPVVARLQRCIDGRRGRVLLDLQRRARERSRTAGRTTV from the coding sequence GTGCCCTACGACCGGACCACGGGCGTCTACGGGCCACAAGGATCAGGCAAGACCCTCGACCTGCTGACCCCCGCCCTGCTGGGCGCACCAGGTGCTGCGCTCGTAACGCTGACCAAACCTGACGACCTCTTCCTGACCATCGACCGCCGCGCCGAGAACAATCGGCCCGTAGCGGCGCTCGACCCGTTCGACCTCGCACCCGGCGTGCCCGCGCTGGTCTGGGACCCCGTCGCCGGATGTCGCGACCCCATGCTCGCCGAGCGGCGTGCCAAGGCCTTCACCGCAGGCACCGTCCGCGGCGCCGTCAACCGCGGCGCCGGCGACGACGCCGCCCGGTTCTACGCCGCCGAGGGCGCCAAGGTACTGCAGGCCTACCTTCACGCAGCCGCCCTCGCTGACGCCACCGTCCAGGACGTGCTGGGTTGGCTCGCCGATCCGCACAACGCGGTACAGCCCGAGGAGGTGCTCCGTACCCACCCCGATGCCGCACCGTTCTGGGATGGTCTGCTGCGCGGAGCGCTCCACGGAGATGACCGCACCGCGGGTAACACCATCACCACTGTGCAACAGTCCATGGCGCTCTTCTTCCAGCAGTCGATCCGGCGCCGCTGCACCCCCAGCCGTGGACGCCCTGCGACCGACCTGGTTGACCTCATCCGACGACGGGGCACTCTCTACCTCCTGGGCCGAGACGACCCCTACGCCTCAACCTCACCACTCATGACAGCCGTGGCCGAGCACGCACTCGACACCGCACTCACCCTGGCCATGACCTCAACCCATGGACGACTCTGTCCGCCCCTGCTGGCCTGCCTCGACGAACTGCCCTCCACCACACCGCTGCCCACCCTGCGCACCCGCATGGCCAACGAACGCGCCCTGGGCCTTTCCTTCATCTACGCCGCCCAGACCTGGCGACAGCTCGTCATCTGCTACGGCGAAGACGAAGCCCGCGCCATGTTCGGCCTCACCAACAACCTCGTCGTCTTCGGCGGCGGCAAAGACATCGCGTTCTACAAAGAGCTCTCCGACCTCCTCGGCACCACCCGCGTCACCCGCCGCAGCTACACACGCCAGAGCGGCACCTGGGGGAGCAGCACCTACGGAGAAGACGTCGCGGTTCTCCGGCCCGAGGAGCTGCGACGGCTGCCTGATGGTCAGGCACTCGTCGTCGCTGAGAGCGCTCGCCCCGTGGTGGCGCGGCTACAGCGCTGCATCGACGGCCGGCGAGGCCGGGTGCTCCTCGACCTGCAACGCAGAGCGCGAGAGCGCAGCCGGACCGCCGGGAGGACTACAGTATGA
- a CDS encoding M23 family metallopeptidase — translation MRRTAVLWAPALALFLLGPALMLGLGITLAGMTDRCRTNAKIALGQSAVVTQAGRAALPPGSLGLTTTQWQRASIVVAVGQAMRVPPRGIVVALAVARQESGFKNYANDGRGGDLAPDQLGLARSLRLPHDAVGTDHGSVGVFQQQWPWWGSLTELMTPATAARKFYRALLQLRGWRDLPLTVAAQRVQRSAYPDAYADDADTAGRILEQIGGSSELAAAAYDTDCADDAAAAVSGGPVGWPVPARVVGSDRRNWGGRGSHWSSWHTGTDFSVACGTPVLAAHAGTARIDRTQPWAGPQLLRISTGPGRLTTWYAHMRVVDVADGQRVTVGQRVGEVGQEGNATGCHLHFEVHTKGGSIYGPDNTNPTTWLKQDVGRHLPGQSPGRAGAQLSLMQYNVKNRQAAVDRALLARPTLLGLNETHRLARSWRTRGTVPAGYTLVNAGTGSPGRRQNSLLVAPGVRVLATEVVPLSAAVPGDKFGHDRWALVVQLDVPRIGRHVHIQTHLNAGVRHLRVGAPRSREYAASVQNLGRLLDRYRAAPTLTLAGDMNLNRHSDRPFAWAPLLAQHGLKVRSVGVDLVATRGLAEVGSNRIARGLSDHPALGVVLSPRD, via the coding sequence ATGAGGCGAACCGCAGTCCTCTGGGCGCCTGCCCTCGCCCTCTTCCTGCTGGGCCCCGCACTGATGCTCGGTCTCGGTATCACTCTCGCCGGTATGACTGACCGATGCCGCACGAACGCCAAGATCGCGCTAGGGCAATCCGCCGTAGTGACGCAGGCTGGCCGGGCAGCTCTGCCGCCTGGCTCGTTGGGCCTCACGACCACGCAGTGGCAGCGAGCCTCGATCGTCGTCGCGGTGGGACAGGCGATGCGGGTGCCGCCGCGGGGCATCGTCGTGGCGCTGGCTGTCGCGCGGCAGGAGAGCGGCTTCAAGAACTACGCCAACGACGGCCGGGGCGGCGACCTGGCGCCCGACCAGCTCGGTCTCGCGCGCTCGCTCCGGCTGCCGCACGACGCCGTTGGCACCGACCACGGCTCCGTCGGGGTGTTCCAGCAGCAGTGGCCCTGGTGGGGCAGCCTGACCGAGCTCATGACACCGGCTACCGCCGCCCGCAAGTTCTACCGGGCCCTGCTCCAGTTGCGCGGCTGGCGGGACCTGCCGCTGACGGTGGCGGCCCAACGGGTGCAGCGATCCGCCTATCCCGATGCCTACGCCGACGATGCCGACACCGCCGGACGCATCCTCGAGCAGATCGGGGGCAGCAGCGAGCTCGCGGCTGCGGCCTACGACACTGACTGCGCCGACGACGCAGCCGCCGCCGTCAGCGGGGGACCGGTGGGGTGGCCCGTGCCAGCCCGCGTCGTCGGCAGCGACCGCCGCAACTGGGGCGGCCGCGGCAGCCACTGGAGCAGCTGGCACACCGGCACCGACTTCAGCGTCGCTTGCGGCACCCCCGTGCTCGCCGCCCACGCCGGCACCGCACGGATCGACCGCACCCAACCCTGGGCCGGGCCCCAGCTGCTCCGCATCAGCACCGGCCCCGGCCGCCTCACGACCTGGTACGCCCACATGCGCGTGGTCGACGTCGCCGACGGCCAGAGGGTGACCGTCGGCCAACGTGTCGGCGAGGTGGGCCAGGAGGGCAACGCCACCGGCTGCCACCTGCACTTCGAGGTCCACACCAAGGGCGGCAGCATCTACGGCCCCGACAACACCAACCCCACGACCTGGCTGAAGCAGGACGTCGGACGCCACCTGCCTGGCCAGTCCCCGGGCAGAGCCGGCGCCCAGCTGTCGCTGATGCAGTACAACGTCAAGAACCGCCAGGCCGCCGTCGACCGAGCACTCCTAGCACGGCCCACGCTGCTCGGACTGAACGAGACCCACCGCCTCGCCCGCAGCTGGCGCACAAGAGGAACCGTCCCCGCTGGCTACACGCTGGTCAACGCCGGAACCGGGTCGCCGGGCCGGCGACAGAACTCGCTTCTTGTCGCCCCCGGCGTCCGGGTCCTCGCGACCGAGGTAGTGCCGCTGTCAGCGGCCGTGCCGGGGGACAAGTTCGGACACGACCGCTGGGCCCTGGTCGTACAACTCGACGTCCCCAGAATCGGCCGGCACGTACACATTCAGACCCACCTCAACGCCGGCGTCCGCCACCTCAGGGTCGGCGCACCCCGCTCCCGCGAGTACGCCGCCAGCGTGCAGAACCTAGGTCGGCTGCTAGACCGCTACCGCGCAGCCCCAACCCTCACCCTGGCCGGAGACATGAACCTCAACCGGCACTCCGACCGTCCGTTCGCCTGGGCGCCGCTGCTAGCCCAGCACGGTCTCAAGGTCCGATCAGTCGGTGTCGATCTCGTCGCCACACGGGGTCTGGCCGAGGTCGGCAGCAACCGAATCGCTCGCGGACTGTCGGACCATCCGGCCCTCGGTGTGGTGCTCTCGCCTCGAGACTGA
- a CDS encoding ATP-binding protein, translating to MPPLAGYSMTSEQTPVLWPLIAGDDPPPTGAPMGFNTLSGGSFYCDPLGWVNDDTIQVTNPNVFVFGKPGRGKSALVKALMLRMIRFGYRSLVLGDVKDEYEDISRALGVTPYQIGPGMPGRINPLDHGPLAQDWQTLDRAETARRGAVLFNRWHALIRGLVGSQAVPFTPTESRVVNRVLRDLTGWTTGQTVLSEITIPTVWAALNTPTENLVSECRYDSRRDFLDSTRGLRDALGSLCEGELEGLFDTKSTFEPNWRAPIQTLSLSALHASGNEAAVGIALMCLNSWGQGMREMATPGDQRIVLRDEAWMQTRLGVEAVKTLDSNLRLSRNDGDIQVVTYHKPSDPLSAGDQGSQAAQIAKDLLHLADIRILMGQDHEVAAELGHLLGLTPMHRDIVTGWAMQDKGRALWMVGDRRYKVQTILTPLERRLTYTNDAIATPAADPP from the coding sequence ATGCCACCGTTGGCCGGGTACTCGATGACCTCGGAGCAGACCCCGGTGCTGTGGCCGCTCATTGCCGGCGACGACCCGCCCCCCACCGGCGCACCCATGGGGTTCAACACGCTGTCGGGCGGCTCGTTCTACTGCGACCCGCTCGGCTGGGTCAACGACGACACCATCCAGGTCACCAACCCCAACGTGTTCGTCTTCGGCAAACCCGGCCGCGGCAAGTCCGCCCTAGTCAAGGCCCTCATGCTGCGCATGATCCGCTTCGGCTACCGATCGCTGGTCCTCGGCGACGTCAAGGACGAGTACGAGGACATCTCCCGAGCCCTCGGCGTCACCCCGTACCAGATCGGACCCGGCATGCCCGGACGCATCAACCCCCTCGACCACGGCCCACTCGCCCAGGACTGGCAGACGCTGGACCGTGCCGAGACCGCACGCCGCGGCGCCGTCCTGTTCAACCGGTGGCACGCCCTCATCCGCGGTCTCGTCGGGTCCCAGGCCGTCCCGTTCACACCGACCGAGAGCCGCGTCGTGAACCGTGTGCTGCGCGACCTGACCGGCTGGACGACCGGTCAAACCGTCCTGAGCGAGATCACGATCCCCACCGTGTGGGCGGCCCTAAACACACCCACAGAAAATTTGGTCAGCGAGTGCCGCTACGACTCGCGCCGGGACTTCCTCGACAGCACCCGCGGCCTTCGGGACGCGCTCGGTTCGTTGTGCGAGGGCGAGCTCGAGGGCCTCTTCGACACCAAGTCGACCTTCGAACCCAACTGGCGCGCCCCGATCCAGACCCTGTCGCTGAGCGCGCTGCATGCCAGTGGCAACGAAGCCGCCGTCGGCATCGCGCTGATGTGCCTGAACTCCTGGGGCCAGGGGATGCGGGAGATGGCCACGCCCGGCGACCAGCGCATCGTGCTGCGTGACGAGGCCTGGATGCAGACCCGGCTCGGCGTCGAGGCCGTCAAGACGCTCGACTCCAACCTGCGGCTGTCCCGCAACGACGGCGACATCCAGGTCGTGACCTACCACAAGCCCTCCGACCCGCTCTCGGCCGGCGACCAGGGCAGCCAGGCCGCCCAGATTGCCAAGGACCTGCTCCACCTCGCCGACATCCGCATCCTGATGGGCCAGGACCACGAAGTCGCTGCCGAGCTCGGACACCTCCTCGGCCTCACCCCGATGCACCGCGACATCGTCACCGGATGGGCCATGCAGGACAAAGGCCGCGCCCTGTGGATGGTCGGCGACCGGCGCTACAAGGTGCAGACCATCCTCACCCCGCTCGAACGCCGCCTCACCTACACCAACGACGCCATCGCCACTCCGGCCGCGGACCCGCCATGA
- a CDS encoding SCO6880 family protein, giving the protein MSTVYGASAARDRQGWFFGLTGPQLFLVVGSAIPAWLAMAVGEWKALFGLLPLWGVSSALICIPVRGWSAAQWIGVLVRHLVARALGWSRWQSRAAVGDVDDPREADLPGVLAGVRIHDGPPFSGQLTRPALIQDRSARTWAATARITHPGVGMSDTLDRRLMGSGLAELVEAASAAGQISLIALQVRTVPDDGTRRAAWVRQHARVTEPELSAEIHHQLDAAISGAAVRTEAFVTVVVREDTIARDARRAGRGVTGRARILHGLLAEVEARLVGVIGCTEVAWLGAADLATVIRTGFEPGDAAALADASLQRDRDGVATGVATGVPVAAAGPTTASTSLRSYRHGEWLSVSTSILLPRNGAVLGALARALVPSEMGERRAITVFYRPVGQRSADRSTGRAEMSAAMAAEMRHKVGRVERARDRRASDQVRETDEKLAAGRSLVRVSSVLSVTVPASWGSQDYGRRLDATVRLCGFSPLPLDGAHDAAFAAATIPLGIGVPRQRRDR; this is encoded by the coding sequence ATGAGCACCGTCTACGGAGCCTCGGCAGCCCGTGACAGGCAGGGCTGGTTCTTCGGCCTCACGGGCCCGCAGCTGTTCCTGGTCGTCGGGTCGGCGATCCCGGCCTGGCTGGCCATGGCGGTCGGGGAGTGGAAGGCACTCTTCGGGCTGCTCCCGCTGTGGGGCGTGTCCTCGGCCCTGATCTGCATCCCAGTGCGAGGGTGGTCCGCTGCACAGTGGATCGGCGTGCTCGTGCGCCACCTCGTCGCACGAGCTCTTGGCTGGAGCCGATGGCAGTCCCGCGCCGCCGTCGGCGACGTCGACGACCCGAGAGAGGCCGACCTGCCCGGCGTCCTGGCCGGCGTGAGGATCCACGACGGCCCACCGTTCTCAGGACAGCTGACCCGGCCCGCACTCATCCAGGACCGATCCGCGAGGACCTGGGCCGCGACGGCCCGGATCACCCACCCTGGGGTCGGAATGAGCGACACCCTCGATCGCCGCCTGATGGGATCAGGGCTCGCGGAGCTCGTTGAGGCCGCCTCCGCGGCGGGCCAGATCAGCCTGATCGCCCTGCAGGTCCGCACCGTGCCCGATGACGGCACCCGCCGCGCGGCCTGGGTCCGACAGCACGCCCGTGTCACCGAACCTGAGCTCAGCGCCGAGATCCACCACCAGCTCGACGCTGCCATCAGCGGCGCTGCCGTTCGCACCGAGGCGTTCGTGACCGTCGTTGTTCGGGAGGACACGATCGCTCGAGATGCCCGCCGAGCCGGCCGTGGGGTGACCGGCCGCGCCCGCATCCTGCACGGCCTCCTGGCGGAGGTGGAGGCCCGGTTGGTCGGGGTCATCGGCTGCACCGAGGTGGCGTGGCTGGGCGCCGCTGACCTGGCGACCGTCATCAGGACGGGCTTCGAGCCGGGCGATGCCGCGGCCCTGGCCGACGCCTCCCTCCAACGCGACCGCGACGGCGTCGCGACCGGCGTCGCGACCGGGGTGCCGGTGGCTGCCGCCGGCCCGACCACCGCGTCGACGAGCCTTCGGTCGTACCGCCACGGCGAGTGGCTGTCGGTGTCGACCAGCATCTTGCTGCCCCGCAACGGCGCCGTGTTGGGCGCCCTCGCGCGGGCGCTGGTGCCATCCGAGATGGGGGAGCGCCGCGCGATCACGGTGTTCTACCGGCCGGTGGGGCAACGCAGCGCCGACCGCTCGACCGGGCGGGCCGAGATGTCGGCGGCGATGGCTGCGGAGATGCGCCACAAGGTCGGACGGGTCGAGCGCGCCCGTGACCGACGCGCCAGCGACCAGGTCCGCGAGACCGACGAAAAGCTGGCCGCGGGCCGGTCGCTGGTCCGAGTGTCATCGGTCCTCTCGGTCACCGTGCCCGCGTCCTGGGGCAGCCAGGACTACGGCCGACGGCTCGACGCCACCGTCCGGCTGTGCGGGTTCAGCCCACTGCCGCTCGACGGAGCGCACGACGCTGCTTTCGCGGCAGCGACCATCCCACTCGGCATCGGCGTGCCCCGACAACGCCGCGACCGATGA